In Argiope bruennichi chromosome 4, qqArgBrue1.1, whole genome shotgun sequence, a single window of DNA contains:
- the LOC129967111 gene encoding tudor domain-containing protein 5-like, with protein MREQKLDDVKKEVRSVLISSKEGLTLQEFLKTYRALLGSRLPTRELGYTTDIELIESMPDVVCMRKDRNGSYVLTAIADETTEHIQKLVQKQKKNKKKQNNKQIHIASSSVRSYVSSSNSVPKNRPFVPAKLRSEIFQILKKHPDGIGYTALILDYNKTFSKPINLEWLSSNPSERFRKLVLAVPEFELKTVRNTEKLFISKHFEYASDIHTCKNLDAVKSASALQSNLLLSICDEKQEKALISKSSKDNFVKVLQHYPEGIMAVHFPILYQKLTGQQFELHEYGYNSLLEMADSLPDIFIRVPAPKNSKDWMLFHVDNAPEANYLSSFACKPSSEIRLKNKILCTLKENMPSDIALPFLQYISPEIPEEAKKSYVPVYISAVNSPSYFWFQLQTQDAILGIESLGKELQDFYNNLPNRSYKMADADIVVGATCAAYYAVDQQWYRVVIAALPSLESVVVDFIDYGSSDKVPRSSLYYLKYSFIHLPAQAFKAQLAAVKPPNEKGKWTKEANKRFIELCNKIFLMAQIKTMHNSTLSILLCDTSGDDDIHINNTLVKEGYAEFYRDIDIYNTPPLLYPNTSEDSSSPSSPLPSPVYRVTHINQFNGKGSRDNCHKKLFTDNLTVKQQPTKCVKRIISSDDYIMHILRVENKAYVSVGDINNLFWSDNCPDLLLTRLKYKNVAVPTTTISRDDFPDLFEQCERFSVNDFDETKDSVTLFPLQLAPKIINILGHPSENLRNILISEVDHFNPGNVEWNELFEESEPFKENTRHENKLDRLCLHDLKARQEALRYKRKMLLDALEEKWSDNLIDQVRNLDAIQNYINKRIKEIDTICIKFSKCV; from the exons ATGAGGGAACAAAAATTAGATGATGTTAAAAAAGAGGTTAGAAGTGTCTTGATATCTTCTAAGGAAGGCCTGACTTTACAAGAATTCCTTAAAACATATCGAGCTCTTCTTGGTTCCAGACTTCCAACTCGTGAACTGGGCTATACTACTGACATTGAACTAATCGAATCAATGCCTGATGTTGTTTGTATGAGAAAAGATAGAAATGGTTCTTATGTCTTGACTGCTATTGCAGATGAAACAACTGAACATATCCAAAAGCTTGttcaaaaacagaagaaaaataaaaagaaacaaaataataaacaaatacatattgCCAGCAGTTCTGTGCGTAGTTATGTATCTTCTTCAAACAGCGTGCCGAAAAATCGACCATTTGTTCCTGCAAAATTGAGAAgtgaaatatttcagattttaaagaaacatcCAGATGGAATTGGCTATACTGCtcttattttagattataataaaacattttccaaaCCTATTAATTTAGAGTGGTTGTCAAGTAATCCATCAGAAAGATTTAGAAAGCTTGTGTTAGCCGTGCCAGAATTTGAATTGAAGACGGttagaaatacagaaaaattatttatttccaaacattttgaatatgcaaGTGACATACATACATGTAAGAATTTAGATG ctGTTAAAAGTGCTTCAGCACTTCAGTCAAATCTGTTACTTTCAATATGTGATGAAAAGCAAGAAAAAGCTCTCATTTCTAAATCATCAAAAGATAACTTTGTAAAGGTTCTACAACATTATCCTGAGGGTATCATGGCTGTACATTTCCCTATATTatatcag aaattgacTGGTCAACAATTTGAGCTTCATGAATATGGATATAATTCATTGTTAGAAATGGCTGATTCTCTGCCAGATATTTTTATAAGAGTACCTGCTCCAAAAAACTCAAAGGATTGGATGCTTTTCCATGTTGACAATGCACCTGAGGCAAATTATCTTA GTTCATTTGCTTGTAAACCAAGTTCtgaaattcgtttaaaaaataagattttatgcaCTTTGAAAGAG AATATGCCAAGTGATATTGCTTTGCCTTTTCTACAATACATCTCTCCAGAAATACCAGAAGAAGCAAAAAAATCATATGTTCCAGTATACATATCAGCTGTCAATAGCCCTAGTTATTTCTGGTTTCAGTTACAAACTCAGGATGCAATTCTAGGCATAGAAAGTCTAGGAAAGGAATTGCA GGATTTTTATAACAATCTACCAAATCGTAGCTATAAAATGGCAGATGCTGATATAGTAGTAGGAGCTACTTGTGCTGCTTATTATGCAGTTGACCAACAGTGGTATAGAGTTGTCATAGCAGCTCTTCCATCTCTTGAGTCAGTTGTT GTTGATTTTATTGATTATGGAAGTTCAGATAAAGTTCCACGatcttcattatattatttaaa gtatagttttattcatttaccTGCTCAGGCATTCAAGGCTCAATTAGCTGCTGTGAAACCACCAAATGAa AAAGGCAAATGGACAAAGGAAGCTAATAAACGGTTTATTGAACTatgcaataagatttttttgatgGCACAAATCAAAACTATg caTAATTCAACTTTGTCAATTCTTCTTTGTGATACTTCTGGAGATGATGATATTCATATAAACAATACCCTTGTTAAAGAAGGTTATGCTGAATTCTATAGAGATATAGATATTTACAATACTCCCCCTCTTTTGTATCCAAAT acatcAGAAGACAGTTCGTCACCTTCTAGTCCACTACCTTCGCCTGTTTACCGTGTAACTCATATTAATCAATTCAATGGGAAAGGATCCCGAGATAACTGTCACAAAAAGTTATTTACTGATAACTTAACAGTTAAACAGCAACCAACAAAATGTGTTAAAAG aattatatcaaGTGATGATTATATAATGCACATTTTGAGGGTGGAAAATAAAGCTTATGTGTCTGTTGGAGATATAAACAATCTGTTCTGGAGTGATAATTGTCCTGACTTATTATTAACCAGA ctgaaatataaaaatgtggcAGTACCAACCACTACTATTTCCAGAGATGACTTCCCTGACTTATTTGAACAGTGTGAAAG ATTTTCTGTGAATGATTTCGATGAAACTAAAGATTCAGTCACTCTATTTCCTCTTCAGCT tgctccaaaaattataaacattttgggACATCCTTCTGAAAATCTCCGGAATATACTTATCAGTGAAGTGGATCATTTCAATCCAGGAAATGTTGAATGGAAT GAACTATTTGAAGAATCTGAACCTTTCAAAGAAAATACTAGACATGAAAATAAACTTGACAGATTATGTTTGCATGATTTGAAAGCAAGGCAAGAAGCTCTTCGTTATAAGAG GAAAATGCTTTTAGATGCTTTAGAGGAAAAATGGAGTGATAATTTAATTGATCAAGTGAGAAATTTGGATGCCATTCAAAACTATATTAACAAGCGTATAAAAGAAATTGATACAATTTGTATTAAAT TTTCAAAGTGTGTATGA